Part of the Prevotella communis genome is shown below.
TATTATCAGGCAAACAATCGCCATGCACAGGCGCGAATTCGCGCTGTGCATGGCCATAGATTGGCATCATGAGAAGAGCCAACAGGCAAATGATGTTTATTTTGCGCATGGAGTCCAGGGCTTCAAGGTCTTGAAGAAATCGTTGCCCTTATCATCTACGAGAATAAATGCGGGGAAGTCCTCCACGTCAATCTTCCACACAGCCTCCATACCCAGTTCAGGATATTCAACGCACTCAATGCTCTTGATAGAACTCTTAGAGAGAACGGCAGCCACGCCACCGATAGTACCCAGATAGAAACCACCATGCTTCTTACAAGCCTCAGTAACCACATCAGAACGGTTACCCTTGGCAATCATCACAAGCGATGCGCCATTAGCCTGGAACTCATCCACGTAGGGGTCCATACGGTTAGCTGTTGTCGGACCCATAGAACCACAAGGATAGCCCTCTGGCGTCTTGGCTGGTCCGGCATACAGCACAGGATATTTCTTGAAGTACTCAGGCATACCCTCACCAGCATCCAGACGTGCCTTCAGCTTAGCGTGAGCGATATCACGGGCCACGATGATGGTACCCTTCAGGTTGACGCGGGTAGAAACAGGATATTTTGAGAGCTCCTTACGAACGGCATCGATACCCTCGTTCAGGTCGATCTCAATACCCTTGCCGCCTTCACCGGGCTTGCGCAGCTCCTCAGGAATCAACTCTGTTGGATTCTCGTCCATCTTCTCCAACCAGATACCGTCGGCATTAATCTTTGCCTTGATATTGCGGTCAGCAGAGCAAGACACGCCCATGCCGATAGGACAGCTAGCACCGTGACGAGGCAGACGGATCACGCGGATGTCGTGAGCCAGGTACTTACCACCGAACTGGGCACCAAGACCAATCTTGTGAGCCTCCTTCAGCAGTTTCTCCTCCAAGTCTATGT
Proteins encoded:
- a CDS encoding fumarate hydratase, translated to MATPVEFKYAPMFQVGEDKTEYRLLSKEGITTAEFEGKQIVKVSKEALTLLAQQAFHDVEFMLRREHNLQVAKILSDPEASENDKYVALQFLRNADVACKGILPFCQDTGTAIIHGEKGQQIWTGFEDEKALSRGVYNTFTQDNLRYSQNAPLNMYDEVNTRCNLPAQIDIEATEGAEYKFVMVAKGGGSANKTYFYPMTKATIQNEGTLIPFLVEKMKTLGTAACPPYHIAFVIGGTSAEKNLLTVKLASIKFYDNLPTTGDETGRAFRDIDLEEKLLKEAHKIGLGAQFGGKYLAHDIRVIRLPRHGASCPIGMGVSCSADRNIKAKINADGIWLEKMDENPTELIPEELRKPGEGGKGIEIDLNEGIDAVRKELSKYPVSTRVNLKGTIIVARDIAHAKLKARLDAGEGMPEYFKKYPVLYAGPAKTPEGYPCGSMGPTTANRMDPYVDEFQANGASLVMIAKGNRSDVVTEACKKHGGFYLGTIGGVAAVLSKSSIKSIECVEYPELGMEAVWKIDVEDFPAFILVDDKGNDFFKTLKPWTPCAK